Genomic DNA from Frondihabitans sp. PAMC 28766:
CCGCGAACACCATGAAGAGCGACGGCACCGGCAGGAGGCCGATGCGGCGAGCGACGAGCAGCCCGGTGAGCGACAGCGCCGCGATGACGACGACGGCGAGCGACGACGCCGGCGCCACCAGCCCCACCAGCGTGCCGACGAAGACCGACGCCGACAGGCAGAGCCCCGCGGTGACCTGCATCCGCAGTCGCGCCGCGTAGCTGGAGTGCCTCCCGAAGACGGCCGCCATGGCCCCGAACGTGGCAAACAGCGTCAGGTTCGCGTGGCCGGTCAGCGACAGGGCCGCGATGGGCACGACGACTGAGACGGCGGCACGCACGGCGCCCCAGTGGGCTCGGTCGTGCGGCAGGACCGAGAGGAGCTCAGCGCGCCAGTCGGCAGCAGTGCTGGGCGAAGACGTGCTGGTGATGGTTCCCGAGGTCATGGCATCCTGGTTCAAATAGTTTTTAGACAAAACCATTCTACGACGCGAGAACCTCTCGGTCCAGAGGCTGTGACCGTCAGCTGCCGGCGCGCACGCCCTTCGCGAGGTTCGCCACGAGCTCGTCGTGGTTCTGCTTGACGACGTAGGCGGGCTGGTCGCGTTCGACGCGCCAGCTCTCGGAGAGCGGGCTCACGTCGACGGTGTCGAAGCCGAACTCGTCGTACAGGCGCGTGACCAGCTCGGCCGCGTCGGCGAAGTCGCTCGACGTGGCGAGGGCGCGACGGTTCGGGGCCCCTGCGGGGAGGCCGTCCGTGGTGATGTCGGCCGCGCCGATGTGGTTGAAGCCCTTGGCGACACGGCTGGTCGGCAGATGGCGCTGGAGCATGGCCGAGACGGTGTCCTGGCCGTTGTCGAGGGCCTCGATGTGACCGTCGCGCTCGAAGTAGTAGTTGTTGGTGTCGATGACGACCTTGCCCGCCAGAGGCTCGACGGGGATCTTGTCGTAGGCCTTCAGGGGCACCGTGACGACGACGAAGTCGCCCGCTGCGCCGGCGCCGACACTCGTGGCAGCGGAGGCCTTCGGCCCGAGGTCCCCGACGAGCTCGGCGAGGGTCTCCGGCCCACGCGAATTGCTGATCACGACGTCATAGCCGTGGGTGATGGCCGCGCGCGCGACCTGGCTGCCGATGTTGCCGGCTCCGATGATTCCGATGGTTGTCATGGTGGTGGCAACCATCGCAGACCGCCGTCGATTCCGTGATGAGGTTGTGAGGATCCTGAGCCCTCGTGTTGAGGGGATTCCCAGGCGCTCGATTTGCCCGAGGCGAGCGTCGTGTCTAGCGTGGTCGAGTCGCTGCGGTCCTCATGACGGAGGGCCCCGACCATGCACGGCATTGCACAATCGCCACCGGGCTGCCCAGCCTGCAATGCCGGTCCTGACCTCTAATCGGCAGGTGTGGGCAGCCGTTCGCCGAACCCTTCCGGGCTCGGATCGTGGCGCACCTCGGAGCATCGATTCACCATGAAGCACACTCGCATCACTCGTTCCCGCGCGCTCGTCGGCGGCACCGCACTCGTCGCCCTCACCGCGGGCGGCCTCGGGCTCGCAGCCGCCCCCGCCAGCGCTGCACCCACCTCGACCTGGCAGGCCCTCGCCCAGTGCGAGTCGGGCGGCAACTGGGCCATCAACACCGGCAACGGCTACTACGGCGGCCTGCAGTTCACGCAGGGCACCTGGGCGGCCAACGGCGGCACCGGCTCGCCCGCCGCCGCCAGCGAGGCCACGCAGATCAGCGTCGCCGAGCGCGTGCTCGCCTCGCAGGGCTGGGGCGCCTGGCCCGCCTGCTCGGCCAAGCTCGGCCTCTCGGGCACCACGGGGGCAGCCCCCACCCCTGTGGCCGCAGCCCCGGCTGCACCGGCGGCCGCTGCACCGAGCTCCGCGCCGCCGTCGACCACCACCCGGTCGACCACGCCCGCCCCCGCGGCCTCGACCCCGGCGCCGGTCGCGACCAGCGGCAAGACCTACACCGTGGCATCCGGCGACACCCTCGCGACCATCGCGACGAAGCTCACCGTCACCGGTGGCTGGGAGCGCCTCGAGGCCGCGAACACGCGCACCGTGGCGAACCCCGACCTGATCTACCCGGGCCAGACGCTGCAGCTCCCGGCCT
This window encodes:
- a CDS encoding NADPH-dependent F420 reductase, with protein sequence MTTIGIIGAGNIGSQVARAAITHGYDVVISNSRGPETLAELVGDLGPKASAATSVGAGAAGDFVVVTVPLKAYDKIPVEPLAGKVVIDTNNYYFERDGHIEALDNGQDTVSAMLQRHLPTSRVAKGFNHIGAADITTDGLPAGAPNRRALATSSDFADAAELVTRLYDEFGFDTVDVSPLSESWRVERDQPAYVVKQNHDELVANLAKGVRAGS
- a CDS encoding transglycosylase family protein produces the protein MKHTRITRSRALVGGTALVALTAGGLGLAAAPASAAPTSTWQALAQCESGGNWAINTGNGYYGGLQFTQGTWAANGGTGSPAAASEATQISVAERVLASQGWGAWPACSAKLGLSGTTGAAPTPVAAAPAAPAAAAPSSAPPSTTTRSTTPAPAASTPAPVATSGKTYTVASGDTLATIATKLTVTGGWERLEAANTRTVANPDLIYPGQTLQLPA